The genome window taacaaggcaaaagcaaataagagataactttaatataatggatctaacagtaatgtaaatgtaaggccttttcatctcttctacgttctggcacctttgggtcatttccaggtgcttgtgtttgtcttggtgttgcgttttatattgtcatctgttgttgttctccttgtactGCACATTGGCTCTACATACAAGaagacaggtccgtcttttacatatctaaacagatattctgcctcctacctgttcagaaaggtcctattttcttcctttcctttaatcatttttcagaggggtagtgccagaattagcattagcatataaggtcgctatgactactttctctttcttggtggttggcaagacACATattggtttattaccaccaccaactgatgtagagtgtggattttcacaccaaaacaccagcagagctggtatttgtagtattagctcAAGCGCTTTAAGtgataataccggcgggccagctctaatagtcaattggtatggcttcgcgggccaaatataattacattgcgggccaaatttgcccacgggccagagtttgacacctgtGATCTATAGGATAATTTAGGATTTAAGAAGTCATTTTTCCGACACAAGAATATTGAAAATTTCCtcatcagatcaaatcaaatcagaagGAATCGAGTTGGAATAAAGGTCTTAATGTAGATTTATACAACTGttaattttccttttgtaacATTAAAATCTTTTAGTTTTAACCTACTTTGTTATACAGTTTTGTCgatgcggactctgcactggtccgtagtggtgaagagagagctgagccgaaaggcgaagctctcgatttaccggtcgatcttcgttcctaccctcacctatggtcatgagctttgggtaatgaccgaaagaacaaggtcacgggtacaagcggctgaaatgagcttcctccgtagggtggctgggctctcccttagagatagggtgagaagctctgccatccgggaggagctcggagtagagtcgctgctcctcccgttgagaggagccagatgaggtggcttgggcatccagtcaggatgccccctggacgcctccctggtgaggtgttcagggcatgtccctccggtaggagacctccgggaagacccaggacacgttggagagactatgtctctcgactggtctgggcttctctccttaggctgctgcccccgcgacccgaccccggataagcggtagagaatggatggatggatggatggatggatggatggatggtttggCCAATTAGGAGCAAAAGTGCATctaatgtgtgtatttttaaataacactaaagtgaagaaaaccacagaagtCAGTTTAAACTATATGGACATTTACATGAACATAAAATCAAAGCACTGGTCTGTTTGAAAAtgcatagatagatagatagattagatagatagatagatagatatagatagatagagatagatatagatagatagatagatagatagatagatagatagatagatagatagatagatagatagatagatagatagatcaaaTCACGACAGtttaaggttttattttaatgtgaaattaaaaaaaagtcaggtcCAAACTATAGACACACAACTCTTGGTTATATTGTGGCGGAGatttgggggcggggctctGTCACCGGGAGGATTATGGGTAGGGGGCGTGGTTTTGATGCTCTTGGAGTTTATATTGCTCCATTTATCTGCTACTCaaaattattgtattattactaTCGTTGTCAACGTGATATCAGacacttttgtattattttattgtcttattactattgttgtcgacgtgatgtcagacacttttgtattattttattgtattatcACTATTGTTGTCGATGTGATGTCAGAgacttttgtattattttattgtattattactattgttgtcgatgtgatgtcagacacttttgtattattttattgtattaatACTATTGTTGTCAACGTGATGTCAGACACTTGCTGAAGGCTCCGTAAGTGACGTCAACTGACCAGCTGAGGGTGCTGGATCACTGCAGGAATTTAGGCTTTTTCTATCTTTATAGTTATATCAAACAAAAATCAAGATTCCCATTCTAACTCAATTATACAAGTATTTCAAAACAATAACGCCTGACGATATCGActaaagctaaaaacaaaaaacctggGAGGATCCACGATGTGGCAGCAGCCCGCATCTGTGGGATTGGTGATTGAGGCCACGTCATTTGAGCAAAGCGAAAGTGAAATCGGTTCTTCTCCACGGAGAGGGACGCGTCCAGACTGGGACTATGTCAGAGACACTACACGCAAACTATCAATCGATTTCGTGAGTATTCATTAAACATTCTTACACTGACGAATCCCTGCGAGTGGCCTAACAGCAGATCATACGACGCATCGGACTTATTCTCCTTTAAGGTATTTATAGTTGTGTCAGGGGGCCAGTCGTGCACAAGTGACGCACTTTGACAATCTTACAATGTTTCACTTTGgggtttctttttgttgtttttgaattcTGCACTAATGTGGATCTTTCTTTCCACcacagagacatggagagaggTGGTGAGGAAACTATTTGTTTTTTGACAACAGACAGTAAATGTCATCAAATTCTGAATCAGTTTTTAGTCATAACTTGACAACAatcaatttgttgttttggtatTTTATGAGCAATGAAGTATTTTAGCTATATTTAACCTTCAGTTCTAAAGGAGGtttaagtgtttcccactggttcatgtctgcatgatttccatcatcaggtgaaagttcaaagctgctcaggttgattttccaataacacacttcttcctttctctcttcagtatctggaacaaagttctttgtctacgtggcttcagaaacaaaaaacgctcacatggaatgggtttccaaaatgaaacgtgttggacacactgaagtgaacattcaggaagatgcagattattatttggttttctgtccagtcaaatcccgaatcaaaacagaaattgacgaggccctggagggactcccaggtagcaacttaagtgtgaatgtgatggaactaaatgtaacatgaagattcaaagttgttaaagcagaagtgaaagtgaaacttaccttgctgagtcaccctggtcttttctatgtctccagataataaagcagtaattctggtggtgatgcatcacacctttgatcctgatctggtgattgtagagagcagattacaggagctccctagaaacgtccgcctcactgtcgactccctgttctatcaaggcaggctcctcaggtgtaaccgcaacgatattgcctggaatcagatccagaaaagtctcaacattcctattcctgaagtaaacacaaaatgttaatgaaggttgtgcaggaagttgtctcagtccattaataacgatcatttttgtcatttcagccatcctggtggatgagaccgtttaactgtgagtattatttacacctggatcctcatacctgaaagacctctgtcaccctactgggtcatggcacctaaccctcaccctaaccctaacctcaccctaaccctaaccctaaccctcaccctaactcttACTCttactctccttcagactgcatttcagttccttctgtactctgctgagctcagcaaggtctccagtaatgaaggccctcttcttctcgttcaaagggccttcagggccttcacttgtcacccatgctttgttgtttgggtaacagtgcacctaaatgttatgaattgaatcattctgacttgaaaatgtatctgtgatttgaatacttcatgagaagagaacatgttttcatgtcacctatatttaacttctatctttgattctaatgagcgttacactaacttttaaacactgattaactatataatgattccaggcatgaacaaaataatcgggtcaaaggccaaaggtaccggtttaacataagagtggaggaaatgtgatttttctgctacatggacaaatgtcaggtggtttatagagacttttaAGTAATTGGTATTTtactgattgtgatgtttgtttaccaatttcagttttacatataattgctttgcctgtttaaagttatttatatttacatttgacttttaattcaaaactacattgacactatttcacctcagtctaaactaagtgtttcccactggttcatgtctgcatgatttccatcatcaggtgaaagttcaaagctgctcaggttgattttccaataacacatcttcctttctctcttcagtatctggaacaaagttcctTGACTacgtggcttcagaaacaaaaaacgctcacatgggATTGGTTTCCAAAATGGTATGTAAATGTGTAAGTGTTGCCTGGAATAAGATCcaaaaactttcaacattcctattcctgaagtaaacacaaaatgttgatgaaggttgtgcaggaagttgtctcagtccattaataacgctcatttttgtcatttcagccatcctggaggatgagaccgtttaactgtgagtattatttacagctggatcctcatacctgaaagacccCTGTCACCCGACTGGGTCATGgcacctaaccctcaccctcaccctaaccctaaccctacccccctaaccctaaccctcaccctcaccctaacccaacccaaccctaacccgaccctaaccctaaccctaaccctcaccctaaccctcaccctaaccctaaccgaaccctaacctcaccctaaacctcgcaccctaaccctaaccctaaccctaaccctcaccctcaccctcccctcaccctaaccctcaccctaaccctaaccctaaccctaacccttactctccttcagactgcatttcagttccttctgtactctgctgagctcagcaaggtctccagtaatgaaggccctcttcttctcgttcaaaagggcttcagggccttcacttgtcacacatgctttgttgtttgggtaacagtgcacctaaatgtcatgaattgaatctttttgacttgaaaatgtatctgtgatttgaatacttcatgagaaagaacatgttttcatgtcatctatatttaacttctatctttgattctaatgagcgttacactaacttttaaacactgattaactatataatgattccaggcatgaacaaaaatcgggtcaaaggccaaaggtaacggttttaacataagagtggaggaaatgtgatttttctgctacatggacaaatgtcaggtggtttatagagacttttgaacaatttggtattttagtgattgtgatgtttgtggaccaatttcagttttacaaataattgcattgcttgtttaaagttatttatatttacatttgacttttaattcaaaactacatttacactgtTTCACGTCAGTCTAAACTatgtgtttcccactggttcatgtctgcatgatttccatcatcaggtgaaagttcaaagctgctcaggttgattttccaataacacacttcttcctttctcttcagtatctggaacaaagttctttgtctacgtggcttcagaaacaaaaaacgctcacatggaatgggttccaaaatgaaaacgtgttggacacactgaagtgaacattcaggaagatgcagattattatttggttttctgtccagtcaaatcccaaatcaaaacaaacattgacgaggccctggagggactcccaggtagcaacttaagtgtgaatgtgatggaactaaatgtaacatgaagattcaaattgtttaaagcagaagtgaaagtgaaacttaccttcctgagtcaccctggtcttttctatgtctccagataataaagcagtaattctggtggtgatgcatcacacctttgatcctgatctggtgattgtagagagcagattacaggagctccctagaaacgtccgccgcctcactgtcgactccctgttctatcaaggcggttcctcaggtgtaaccgcaacgatattgcctggaatcagatccagaaaagtctc of Takifugu flavidus isolate HTHZ2018 unplaced genomic scaffold, ASM371156v2 ctg502, whole genome shotgun sequence contains these proteins:
- the LOC130520738 gene encoding uncharacterized protein LOC130520738 isoform X2, whose product is MSETLHANYQSISDMERGVSGTKFFVYVASETKNAHMEWVSKMKRVGHTEVNIQEDADYYLVFCPVKSRIKTEIDEALEGLPDNKAVILVVMHHTFDPDLVIVESRLQELPRNVRLTVDSLFYQGRLLRCNRNDIAWNQIQKSLNIPIPEPSWWMRPFNLSGTKFLDYVASETKNAHMGLVSKMPSWRMRPFNSSGTKFFVCVASETKKKLMGWVSKMSSWCKRLFNYCISVPSVLC
- the LOC130520738 gene encoding uncharacterized protein LOC130520738 isoform X1, coding for MSETLHANYQSISDMERGVSGTKFFVYVASETKNAHMEWVSKMKRVGHTEVNIQEDADYYLVFCPVKSRIKTEIDEALEGLPDNKAVILVVMHHTFDPDLVIVESRLQELPRNVRLTVDSLFYQGRLLRCNRNDIAWNQIQKSLNIPIPEPSWWMRPFNLSGTKFLDYVASETKNAHMGLVSKMVCKCPSWRMRPFNSSGTKFFVCVASETKKKLMGWVSKMSSWCKRLFNYCISVPSVLC